One Actinospica robiniae DSM 44927 genomic region harbors:
- the trxA gene encoding thioredoxin: MSALKQVTDATFDEEVLRSGKPVLVDFWAEWCGPCRMVAPILEQISQEHGDKLEIVKLNTDENPEVATKYGVLNIPMLNVYVNGEVVKTIVGAKPKRVLLKDLEDFIG, translated from the coding sequence ATGTCGGCGCTCAAGCAGGTCACGGATGCGACTTTCGACGAGGAAGTCCTCAGGAGCGGCAAGCCCGTCCTGGTCGACTTCTGGGCCGAGTGGTGCGGCCCGTGCCGCATGGTCGCGCCGATCCTCGAGCAGATCTCGCAGGAGCACGGTGACAAGCTGGAGATCGTCAAGCTCAACACCGACGAGAATCCGGAAGTCGCGACCAAGTACGGCGTGCTGAACATTCCGATGCTCAACGTCTACGTCAACGGCGAGGTCGTCAAGACGATCGTCGGGGCGAAGCCGAAGCGCGTTCTGCTCAAGGACCTCGAAGACTTCATCGGCTGA